In one window of Toxotes jaculatrix isolate fToxJac2 chromosome 10, fToxJac2.pri, whole genome shotgun sequence DNA:
- the il12ba gene encoding interleukin 12Ba has protein sequence MKSLICCIMMCTLQVCSKNPRSCWTLLPNILVVEVNGALGQQPLSCLGSPEEVMRRDNKSQDIFWKKNGVVEAQRGNSYFVQLEESLGGGNYTCHSKDGSLINHTVVLIQEEPNRKKILVKTDEEDYLRCSAQNYNGEFHCTWTWHRSRVGKVAFIRVGRVSDDNGTQCSVDASVQRWTCPSVHSNFSCSVDASGNGITCRDEQHCPYAEETQQIYITVYVRTEHFLVENYSKHFYLSDIVKPDKVRIRKVNTSMIEWTYPSSWSSPYSYFPLTFQIAQLRGECKRCNNPCTDSKPKKTFSVQSTDICQFKVKHKAKAVCVRAKDALCNSQWSEWSHFRLRRHKRNKKNKHQQNKKRE, from the exons ATGAAGTCACTCATTTGCTGCATCATGATGTGCACATTGCAAGTCTGCAGCAAAAATCCGAGGAGCTGCTGGACTTTGCTCCCTAACA TTCTGGTTGTGGAGGTGAATGGCGCTTTGGGCCAGCAACCCCTGAGCTGCTTGGGGTCACCAGAGGAGGTGATGAGGAGAGACAACAAGAGTCAGGATATTTTTTGGAAGAAGAACGGAGTAGTGGAAGCACAGCGAGGAAACTCGTACTTTGTGCAGCTCGAGGAAAGCTTAGGAGGGGGCAACTACACCTGCCACAGCAAGGACGGCTCTCTGATCAATCACACTGTGGTCCTGATCCAAGAGGAGCCCAACAGGAAGAAGATTCTTGTGAAAACCGATGAAG AGGATTATTTGAGGTGCTCTGCTCAAAATTACAACGGAGAGTTCCACTGCACGTGGACCTGGCACCGAAGTCGTGTTGGCAAAGTAGCATTTATCAGAGTTGGTCG CGTTTCTGACGACAATGGCACCCAGTGTTCTGTGGACGCCAGTGTCCAGCGCTGGACATGCCCCTCGGTTCACAGTAACTTCAGCTGTTCAGTAGACGCGAGCGGAAACGGGATCACCTGTCGGGACGAGCAACACTGCCCCTACGCTGAGGAGACCCAGCAGATCTACATTACTGTCTACGTGAGGACTGAGCACTTCCTGGTGGAGAATTACTCTAAGCACTTTTACCTGTCAGATATAG TGAAGCCTGACAAGGTGAGAATCCGAAAAGTCAACACTTCGATGATAGAGTGGACTTACCCGAGCTCCTGGAGCAGCCCCTACTCCTACTTCCCCCTCACTTTCCAGATTGCGCAGCTAAGGGGAGAATGCAAAAGGTGTAACAACCCATGCACTGACTCAAAACCCAAAAAG ACCTTTTCAGTCCAATCTACCGACATTTGTCAATTCAAAGTCAAGCACAAGGCCAAGGCTGTCTGTGTCCGAGCTAAGGATGCTCTGTGTAACTCACAGTGGAGCGAGTGGAGCCACTTCAG GCTGCGAAGACACAAGaggaacaaaaagaacaaacatcagcaaaacaaaaaacgagAATAA